A single genomic interval of Sander lucioperca isolate FBNREF2018 chromosome 9, SLUC_FBN_1.2, whole genome shotgun sequence harbors:
- the pdca gene encoding phosducin a, with translation MSGSTQEEEELPANHTGPKGVINDWRRFKLDSVDQTVPQSKRELLRQMSSPGEDDKERFHRKMSVREYEMIHEEDEHCLKRYRKQCMQEMHERLSFGPTFQEVYELETGEAFLEVIEKEHRLTQVVVHIYQHGVKGCEQLNSCLDCLASEYPSIKFCRIDAVGTGASERFTPEVLPALLVYKAGELLGNFLAVTKHFNEDFFATDVEGFLNEYGLLPEKECTACADDEDEGEDVE, from the exons ATGTCTGGCTCCACCCAGGAAGAAGAGGAGTTGCCTGCCAATCACACAG GTCCAAAAGGTGTAATTAATGACTGGCGAAGGTTTAAGTTGGACAGTGTGGATCAGACTGTCCCTCAAAGCAAGAGAGAGCTGCTCAGACAAATGTCCAGTCCAGGAGAGGATGACAAGGAGAGATTCCACAGAAAG ATGAGTGTTCGGGAGTATGAAATGATCCATGAAGAGGATGAACATTGCCTGAAACGCTACAGAAAACAGTGTATGCAGGAAATGCACGAGCGCCTGAGCTTTGGTCCTACATTTCAAGAAGTCTACGAGCTTGAGACTGGAGAAGCCTTCCTGGAAGTCATAGAGAAGGAACATCGATTGACTCAAGTGGTGGTCCACATCTACCAGCACGGTGTCAAAG GCTGTGAACAGTTGAACTCATGTCTGGACTGTCTGGCTTCGGAGTACCCCAGCATTAAATTTTGTCGTATTGATGCTGTGGGAACAGGCGCTTCTGAGCGCTTCACCCCTGAG GTTCTTCCTGCCCTGCTGGTGTACAAAGCTGGCGAGTTACTTGGTAATTTCCTGGCCGTTACCAAACACTTCAATGAAGACTTCTTCGCAACAGATGTGGAGGGGTTTCTCAATGAATATGGCCTGTTACCTGAGAAGGAGTGCACAGCATGTGCTGATGATGAGGACGAGGGAGAGGACGTGGAATag